One stretch of Streptomyces sp. R21 DNA includes these proteins:
- a CDS encoding Lrp/AsnC family transcriptional regulator — MAGNLDDVDWAIIDELQREARISLSELGRRVNLGSSATTERVRQLEAMGVISGYRAVVDLSKVGYPVLAVVRLKYPGNHHQPLRRLLAERREILECLRTTGDDCYTLKVAATSMEHLETLMDELAGFGSTTTSVVYSQTLPYRGPTRP, encoded by the coding sequence ATGGCCGGGAACCTTGACGACGTCGACTGGGCGATCATCGACGAGTTGCAACGGGAGGCGCGCATCTCGCTCAGCGAGTTGGGGCGGCGCGTGAATCTCGGCTCGTCGGCCACCACGGAACGGGTACGGCAACTGGAGGCGATGGGAGTCATCTCCGGCTATCGCGCCGTGGTCGACCTGTCCAAGGTCGGCTACCCCGTGCTCGCCGTCGTCCGGTTGAAGTACCCGGGCAACCATCACCAGCCGTTGCGCCGACTGCTCGCCGAGCGGCGCGAGATCCTGGAGTGCCTGCGCACCACCGGCGACGACTGCTACACCCTGAAGGTGGCCGCGACCTCCATGGAACATCTGGAGACGCTCATGGACGAACTGGCCGGCTTCGGCTCCACGACCACCAGCGTCGTCTACAGCCAGACGCTTCCCTATCGCGGGCCGACCCGGCCCTGA
- a CDS encoding ATP-binding protein yields MPESWNYTLSIPNDPRAVTICRRTLRLILALHGLPHLTEAAELVATELVTNAVQHTKGPAAIRLRWSAPILRIGVWDTDPRPPALTTAPTPTDESGRGLTLVEECTDKWGWYVLGTAQVPGRNGKLVWCELAAAA; encoded by the coding sequence ATGCCCGAGAGCTGGAACTACACCCTTTCCATCCCCAACGACCCCCGAGCCGTCACGATCTGCCGCCGAACCCTCCGTCTGATCCTCGCCCTGCACGGCCTGCCCCACCTCACGGAGGCCGCCGAGCTGGTGGCGACGGAGCTGGTCACCAACGCCGTACAGCACACGAAGGGCCCCGCGGCCATACGGCTCCGCTGGTCGGCCCCGATCCTGCGCATCGGCGTCTGGGACACGGACCCGAGACCGCCCGCACTCACCACCGCCCCCACCCCCACGGACGAGTCGGGTCGCGGCCTCACTCTCGTGGAGGAGTGCACGGACAAGTGGGGCTGGTACGTGCTGGGGACGGCCCAAGTCCCCGGCAGGAACGGCAAGCTCGTGTGGTGCGAGCTGGCCGCGGCGGCGTGA
- a CDS encoding polysaccharide lyase family 1 protein, with protein sequence MASPSHRRSLRRRRTVLVSVAAVAATGLGAAVFVMNANAGPVDLAHQTLPAKDGWAASGSGTTGGSQADSAHVFTVSTRAQLVKALGSASDSTARIIKVKGTIDANTDDAGKKLTCADYATGTGYSLAAYLKAYDPSTYGRSKLPKGTQETARAAAQTKQAKNIVFKVPANTTIVGVPGTKAGLTGGMLQIQNVDNVIVRNLAFAATEDCFPQWDPTDGDDGNWNSNYDSVTLRGATHVWADHNSFTDAAHFDSVNPKYYGREYQIHDGELDITKSSDLVTVSRNQFTNHDKTMLIGSSDSEPSGKLRVSIHHNVWKGIVQRAPLTRVGQVHIYNNYYDVTTLNAYAPLYSINSRAKAQVVAENNYWKVPSGVKVAKLLSGDGTGAIKGSGNLVNGTATDLVAAYNAANSKKLKTTVNWTPTLTAGLQTSAKNLPTELATTTGAGVLS encoded by the coding sequence GTGGCATCCCCCTCCCATCGCCGGTCCCTCCGCCGACGACGCACCGTCCTCGTCTCCGTCGCGGCCGTCGCGGCCACCGGTCTCGGCGCCGCCGTGTTCGTGATGAACGCGAACGCGGGCCCGGTCGACCTGGCCCACCAGACGCTGCCCGCCAAGGACGGCTGGGCGGCCTCCGGCTCCGGTACGACCGGTGGCTCGCAGGCCGACTCCGCGCACGTGTTCACCGTGAGCACCCGGGCGCAGCTCGTGAAGGCGCTGGGCAGTGCCTCCGACTCCACGGCGAGGATCATCAAGGTCAAGGGCACGATCGACGCCAACACGGACGACGCGGGCAAGAAGCTGACCTGCGCCGACTACGCGACGGGCACCGGCTACTCGCTGGCCGCGTACCTGAAGGCGTACGACCCGTCGACGTACGGCCGTTCCAAGCTGCCCAAGGGCACGCAGGAGACGGCCCGCGCCGCCGCCCAGACCAAGCAGGCGAAGAACATCGTCTTCAAGGTGCCCGCCAACACCACGATCGTGGGCGTGCCCGGCACCAAGGCCGGCCTCACCGGCGGCATGCTCCAGATCCAGAACGTGGACAACGTCATCGTCCGAAACCTGGCCTTCGCCGCCACCGAGGACTGCTTCCCGCAGTGGGACCCGACCGACGGCGACGACGGCAACTGGAACTCCAACTACGACTCGGTGACCCTGCGCGGCGCCACCCACGTCTGGGCCGACCACAACAGCTTCACCGACGCGGCGCACTTCGACAGCGTCAACCCCAAGTACTACGGCCGCGAGTACCAGATCCACGACGGCGAGCTCGACATCACCAAGAGCTCCGACCTGGTGACCGTCTCGCGCAACCAGTTCACCAACCACGACAAGACGATGCTGATCGGCAGCAGCGACAGCGAGCCGTCCGGCAAGCTGCGGGTCTCCATCCACCACAACGTGTGGAAGGGCATCGTCCAGCGCGCCCCGCTGACCCGCGTCGGCCAGGTGCACATCTACAACAACTACTACGACGTCACGACCCTCAACGCCTACGCGCCGCTGTACAGCATCAACTCACGCGCCAAGGCCCAGGTCGTCGCCGAGAACAACTACTGGAAGGTCCCGTCGGGCGTGAAGGTCGCCAAGCTGCTCAGCGGCGACGGCACCGGCGCGATCAAAGGGTCGGGCAACCTCGTCAACGGCACGGCGACCGACCTCGTCGCCGCGTACAACGCCGCGAACTCCAAGAAGCTCAAGACGACGGTGAACTGGACGCCGACCCTGACGGCCGGTCTCCAGACGTCGGCCAAGAACCTGCCGACGGAGCTGGCCACGACAACGGGTGCCGGAGTCCTTTCATAG
- a CDS encoding nucleoside deaminase, which produces MITPEDEDLLRRAIHLAARAVTLGDAPYASLLVGPDGAILAEAHNTVRRDDDITAHPELKLARWAARELDSATAARTTMYTSCQPCGMCTGGIIRSGLGRVVYALATDQLIELNPESGAWPTVPQQGPALFAEARVPIEDYHRP; this is translated from the coding sequence GTGATCACCCCCGAGGACGAGGATCTCCTGCGCCGCGCGATCCATCTCGCCGCCCGCGCCGTCACCCTGGGCGACGCACCGTACGCCTCCCTGCTCGTCGGCCCGGACGGCGCGATTCTCGCCGAGGCCCACAACACGGTGCGGCGCGACGACGACATCACGGCCCACCCGGAACTGAAACTCGCCCGCTGGGCGGCCCGCGAACTCGACTCTGCCACGGCCGCCCGCACCACCATGTACACCAGCTGCCAGCCCTGCGGCATGTGCACCGGCGGCATCATCCGCTCCGGACTGGGCCGCGTCGTCTACGCCCTCGCCACCGACCAACTCATCGAGCTCAACCCGGAGTCGGGCGCCTGGCCGACGGTGCCGCAGCAGGGCCCGGCCCTGTTCGCTGAGGCCCGCGTTCCCATCGAGGACTACCACCGGCCGTGA
- a CDS encoding helix-turn-helix domain-containing protein — MPARIQPTVRQVRLGVELRKLREAAGLSSRDAAGLLGVNPAQMSQFEAGNAGINEERVRRLAAHYSCTDADLIDALVAMATDRTRGWWEEYRGVLPPAFLDLAELEHHATFVEEISNAHVPGLLQTEEYARAVFAYWRPELPETELEPRVEHRMRRKVILGTRPYEVVLHEPVLRTRVADRQVARAQLDAILSRSEASSVSVRVIPFDVDGFAGASAELLYAGGQVSALDTAHRDTPQGAAFMDAAAQLQSMRTLFRKVEGVSLDPIRSRDFIHRLSKEL; from the coding sequence ATGCCGGCGAGGATTCAGCCGACCGTTCGTCAGGTCCGCCTTGGCGTTGAGCTGCGCAAACTGCGCGAGGCCGCAGGCCTGTCGTCCCGCGACGCGGCTGGACTGCTGGGAGTGAACCCGGCGCAGATGAGCCAGTTCGAGGCGGGGAATGCGGGAATCAACGAAGAGCGTGTGCGCAGACTGGCGGCTCACTACTCCTGTACCGACGCCGACCTGATCGACGCGCTGGTGGCGATGGCGACAGACCGTACTCGCGGCTGGTGGGAGGAGTATCGGGGCGTACTACCGCCTGCGTTCCTGGACTTGGCGGAGTTGGAGCATCACGCGACGTTCGTGGAAGAGATCTCGAACGCCCATGTCCCGGGTCTGCTCCAGACCGAGGAGTACGCCCGAGCGGTGTTTGCCTACTGGCGCCCGGAACTCCCGGAGACGGAACTCGAACCGCGTGTGGAGCACCGCATGCGCCGCAAGGTCATCCTCGGGACACGTCCATACGAGGTGGTCCTGCACGAGCCTGTGCTGCGCACGCGGGTTGCCGACCGGCAGGTGGCGCGAGCCCAACTCGACGCGATCTTGTCACGATCGGAGGCGTCGAGCGTTTCGGTGCGGGTTATCCCGTTCGATGTGGACGGGTTCGCGGGGGCGAGTGCGGAGCTGCTCTATGCGGGTGGCCAGGTCTCCGCATTGGACACGGCCCACCGGGACACCCCTCAGGGGGCGGCCTTCATGGACGCGGCGGCGCAGCTGCAGTCCATGCGAACGCTCTTTCGTAAGGTGGAGGGGGTATCCCTCGACCCCATCCGGTCCCGGGACTTCATCCACCGCCTGTCGAAGGAGCTGTAA
- a CDS encoding LLM class flavin-dependent oxidoreductase produces MQLGVNVPNFGPGTDPGVLREWARTVEGLGFDLLMVSDHVAVTPDVAERYPAPFYEPFTTLSWLAGITTTLRLGTTVLVLPYRHPLLVARMAANLNQLSGGRLVLGVGVGWARKEFDALGVPFTARGRLTDEHLVTLRKAWREEADEHTAPIPVWVGGNSEAAIRRAIRFGDAWHPLRVTLPWLRSALANHSLPAFAPRIALRLTTSPVTDPERPAGTGTIEQILDDLDQLHRLGADTVLLDPYHGDPEETRRPHAAWRALTAVATHWRTPS; encoded by the coding sequence ATGCAACTGGGCGTCAACGTACCCAACTTCGGACCCGGCACCGATCCCGGCGTGCTGCGCGAGTGGGCGCGGACCGTGGAAGGGCTCGGCTTCGACCTCCTCATGGTGTCGGATCATGTGGCCGTCACCCCGGACGTGGCCGAGCGGTACCCGGCGCCGTTCTACGAGCCGTTCACCACGCTGTCCTGGCTGGCAGGCATCACCACGACGCTGCGCCTCGGCACCACGGTGCTCGTGCTCCCCTACCGGCATCCGCTGCTGGTGGCGCGCATGGCCGCCAACCTCAACCAGCTCAGTGGCGGCCGCCTCGTCCTCGGGGTGGGCGTCGGCTGGGCACGCAAGGAGTTCGACGCGCTCGGTGTGCCGTTCACCGCGCGCGGCAGGCTGACCGACGAGCACCTCGTCACCCTGCGGAAGGCCTGGCGCGAGGAGGCCGACGAGCACACCGCCCCGATTCCCGTCTGGGTCGGCGGCAACAGCGAGGCGGCGATCCGACGCGCCATCAGGTTCGGCGACGCCTGGCACCCGCTGCGGGTCACCCTCCCCTGGTTGCGCTCCGCCCTGGCGAACCACTCGCTACCGGCGTTCGCGCCCCGCATCGCCCTGCGACTGACCACCTCGCCGGTCACCGACCCGGAGCGGCCCGCCGGCACCGGCACCATCGAGCAGATCCTCGACGACCTCGACCAGCTTCACCGCCTCGGCGCCGACACCGTCCTGCTCGACCCCTACCACGGAGATCCGGAGGAGACCCGTCGGCCACACGCGGCCTGGCGAGCACTCACCGCCGTTGCCACCCACTGGAGGACACCATCGTGA
- a CDS encoding intradiol ring-cleavage dioxygenase gives MTETPKGPAHKRDLTRRRVVVAGGAAVAAVGVGGGLAMNAFAGETTADTEATASETCYTLTTETTEGPYYIDADKIRQDITEDQEGIPLTLKLKVIDAETCKPVKNAAVDIWHCSALGVYSGYEAMSNGGGGGTPPSGSPSDAPSGTPTGEPPSGAPSGGTGGGHSEPTDDERYLRGTWKTDRHGYVTFKTVFPGWYQGRCVHIHVKVHVDGEWTDAGYEGGHTCHTGQLFFDEKSVLASAAVSPYSTNTTTRTTLDEDTIYPDNGHEGGLLYLKYDKKHIAKGVHAHLTMGVAPDETHDSTDTQPSTSASASAS, from the coding sequence ATGACTGAGACCCCCAAAGGACCGGCACACAAACGGGATCTGACGCGCCGCAGGGTTGTCGTCGCAGGTGGAGCGGCCGTCGCGGCCGTGGGCGTGGGCGGCGGGCTCGCCATGAACGCGTTCGCGGGCGAGACGACCGCGGACACCGAGGCGACCGCGTCGGAGACGTGTTACACCCTCACCACGGAGACCACCGAGGGCCCGTACTACATCGACGCGGACAAGATCCGCCAGGACATCACCGAGGACCAGGAGGGCATCCCCCTGACCCTCAAGCTCAAGGTGATCGACGCGGAGACCTGCAAGCCCGTCAAGAACGCGGCCGTCGACATCTGGCACTGCTCCGCGCTCGGTGTCTACTCCGGCTACGAGGCGATGAGCAACGGCGGCGGTGGCGGCACCCCGCCGTCGGGCTCCCCGTCCGACGCGCCCTCGGGCACGCCCACCGGTGAGCCCCCGTCCGGCGCGCCCTCCGGGGGCACGGGCGGCGGCCACTCGGAGCCGACGGACGACGAGCGCTATCTCCGGGGCACCTGGAAGACGGACAGGCACGGCTACGTCACCTTCAAGACGGTCTTCCCGGGCTGGTACCAGGGCCGCTGCGTCCACATCCACGTCAAGGTCCACGTGGACGGCGAGTGGACCGACGCGGGCTACGAGGGCGGCCACACCTGCCACACGGGCCAGCTCTTCTTCGACGAGAAGTCGGTCCTGGCTTCGGCGGCGGTCTCCCCGTACTCCACCAACACCACCACCCGCACGACCCTCGACGAGGACACGATCTACCCGGACAACGGCCACGAGGGCGGCCTGCTGTACCTCAAGTACGACAAGAAGCACATCGCCAAGGGAGTCCACGCCCACCTGACGATGGGCGTCGCCCCGGACGAGACCCACGACAGCACGGACACGCAGCCGAGCACGTCGGCGTCGGCTTCGGCGTCGTAA
- a CDS encoding nuclear transport factor 2 family protein, whose amino-acid sequence MAPKPVEMTVEDRLAVTELIALHGHLFDEGELDRLDELFTADVVYDVSDYGQGELVGIAAIRAAGLALGAGNPVAHHVTNVVVTALADGRARVRSKGLGVKTDGSCGSVSYDDTVVRGPEGWRIAHRRITARRTPLNGATSPTSS is encoded by the coding sequence ATGGCACCGAAACCGGTAGAAATGACCGTCGAAGACCGCCTGGCCGTAACGGAGTTGATCGCACTGCACGGCCACCTCTTCGACGAGGGGGAGCTCGACCGGCTGGACGAGCTGTTCACCGCCGATGTCGTCTACGACGTGAGCGATTACGGGCAGGGCGAACTGGTCGGCATCGCGGCGATCCGCGCGGCCGGCCTGGCGCTCGGCGCCGGGAACCCCGTCGCCCACCACGTCACCAACGTCGTCGTCACCGCGCTCGCGGACGGCAGGGCCCGCGTCCGCTCCAAGGGCCTGGGCGTCAAGACGGACGGTTCGTGCGGTTCCGTGTCCTACGACGACACGGTGGTCCGCGGCCCGGAGGGCTGGCGCATCGCGCACCGCAGGATCACGGCCCGCCGCACCCCGCTGAACGGCGCGACGTCGCCCACGTCCTCGTAG
- a CDS encoding DUF397 domain-containing protein codes for MIQWQKSTFSSGSDGANCVELAAEEGTLLLRESDAPTRILPVTRDGLAALLKQIRTGRP; via the coding sequence GTGATCCAATGGCAGAAGTCGACCTTCTCCAGCGGAAGCGACGGAGCCAACTGCGTGGAACTGGCCGCCGAAGAAGGCACGTTGCTCCTCCGCGAAAGCGACGCCCCCACCCGAATACTCCCCGTCACCCGGGACGGGCTGGCCGCCCTGCTCAAGCAGATCCGCACGGGCCGCCCGTGA
- a CDS encoding VWA domain-containing protein has protein sequence MGILSLLRNAFGRSNKGRDAEAETALEAPAPTVPAPATEPVPSQEAGPRIPSPSPEPEPEPAAGVAPESSSSVVDELVSAAFDNVTVPKPAVSSETERAAEAEPAAAADAEVEVEAPVAVEPEPVVEPVAAAAEPVVEPEPETEPETEPVVEPEAVVEVAEEVAPLAEDTTPVAEDVVPVPEEVTPVAEDAEDVVPVLEEVVETPEPAAVADVAEPPQGPPAADDESRTGGAGGNITAEGEAEAVAVAEPEGEAEAVSDAEGEAEAGSTPAPANPLPTVKSKAPALATAYKEAGTALGKRDLTGTRAKVYLVLDRSASMRPYYKDGSAQALGEQTLALAAHLDPEATVHVVFFSTELDGTGELTLAEHENKIDDLHAGLGRMGRTSYHAAVQEVLTQHEKSDDPMAPALVIFQTDGAPDAKTPATQSLTDAAKNHPAVFFSFVAFGEPENKAFDYLRKLKTDNTSFFHAGPTPRELTDAELYDGVLATWRP, from the coding sequence ATGGGCATTCTCTCTCTCCTGCGGAATGCGTTCGGCCGCTCGAACAAGGGCCGCGACGCCGAGGCGGAGACCGCGCTGGAGGCTCCGGCCCCCACGGTCCCGGCACCGGCGACCGAGCCGGTTCCTTCGCAGGAGGCGGGGCCGAGGATTCCGTCCCCTTCGCCGGAACCGGAGCCGGAGCCTGCGGCCGGCGTTGCACCCGAGTCCTCGTCCTCCGTGGTCGACGAGCTGGTCTCGGCCGCCTTCGACAACGTGACGGTGCCCAAGCCGGCGGTTTCGTCGGAGACGGAGCGGGCGGCTGAGGCGGAGCCTGCTGCCGCGGCTGACGCCGAGGTCGAGGTCGAGGCTCCGGTTGCTGTGGAGCCGGAGCCGGTGGTCGAGCCGGTAGCTGCGGCGGCCGAGCCTGTCGTGGAACCGGAACCGGAAACGGAACCGGAAACGGAACCGGTGGTCGAGCCCGAAGCCGTCGTGGAGGTCGCGGAGGAGGTCGCTCCCCTCGCCGAGGACACCACCCCGGTCGCGGAGGACGTCGTCCCGGTTCCCGAGGAAGTCACCCCGGTCGCCGAGGACGCCGAGGACGTCGTCCCGGTCCTCGAAGAGGTCGTGGAGACCCCCGAACCGGCCGCAGTCGCCGACGTCGCTGAACCCCCACAGGGGCCACCCGCGGCCGACGACGAAAGCCGCACGGGTGGTGCGGGTGGGAACATCACGGCCGAAGGCGAAGCCGAGGCCGTGGCCGTGGCCGAGCCCGAGGGCGAAGCCGAGGCGGTATCGGACGCCGAGGGCGAAGCCGAGGCCGGGTCGACCCCCGCCCCCGCCAACCCCCTCCCCACCGTGAAGTCCAAGGCCCCGGCGCTGGCGACGGCGTACAAGGAAGCCGGGACCGCGCTCGGCAAGCGGGACCTGACCGGCACCCGTGCCAAGGTCTACCTCGTGCTGGACCGCTCCGCGTCCATGCGCCCGTACTACAAGGACGGCTCCGCCCAGGCCCTCGGCGAGCAGACCCTCGCCCTCGCCGCCCACCTGGACCCCGAGGCCACCGTGCACGTCGTCTTCTTCTCGACAGAGCTGGACGGCACCGGCGAGCTGACCCTCGCCGAGCACGAGAACAAGATCGACGACCTGCACGCGGGGCTGGGCCGCATGGGCCGTACCAGCTACCACGCCGCCGTACAGGAAGTCCTCACGCAGCACGAGAAGTCGGACGACCCCATGGCCCCCGCCCTGGTGATCTTCCAGACGGACGGCGCCCCGGACGCGAAGACCCCCGCCACCCAGTCCCTCACGGACGCGGCGAAGAACCACCCCGCCGTCTTCTTCTCCTTCGTCGCGTTCGGTGAGCCGGAGAACAAGGCCTTCGACTACCTCCGCAAGCTGAAGACCGACAACACGTCGTTCTTCCACGCGGGCCCGACCCCGCGCGAGCTGACGGACGCCGAGCTCTACGACGGCGTACTCGCGACCTGGCGCCCGTAA
- a CDS encoding GNAT family N-acetyltransferase: MTEIHTPRLLLRRWTDDDLVPLSELHADPEVMRWVDDGSVRDLERTAEDIERWEEEWDDEGFGLFAVELLGSGELAGVTGLSVSEFLPEDALPDVQIGWRFARHFWGQGYASEAAHATLEFALQDRGLDRVVSVPRLGDAASENVLRKLGLAPTGEMNHPVHGVPLVVHSIDLTEFEA; the protein is encoded by the coding sequence ATGACCGAGATCCACACTCCTCGCCTGCTCCTCCGCCGCTGGACCGACGACGACCTTGTCCCGCTGTCCGAGCTGCACGCGGACCCCGAGGTGATGCGCTGGGTCGACGACGGCTCGGTGCGCGACCTGGAGCGGACGGCGGAGGACATCGAGCGGTGGGAGGAGGAGTGGGACGACGAGGGCTTCGGCCTGTTCGCCGTCGAACTCCTCGGCTCCGGCGAACTGGCCGGTGTCACGGGCCTGTCGGTGTCCGAGTTCCTGCCGGAGGACGCGCTGCCCGACGTACAGATCGGCTGGCGCTTCGCCCGCCACTTCTGGGGCCAGGGCTACGCCTCCGAAGCGGCCCACGCGACCCTTGAGTTCGCCCTCCAGGACCGCGGCCTCGACCGCGTCGTCAGCGTCCCCCGGCTGGGCGACGCCGCCTCCGAGAACGTCCTGCGCAAGCTCGGCCTGGCCCCGACGGGCGAGATGAACCACCCGGTCCACGGCGTCCCGCTGGTCGTCCACTCCATCGACCTCACGGAGTTCGAGGCGTAA
- the metG gene encoding methionine--tRNA ligase, which yields MARHLITSALPYINGIKHLGNMVGSMLPADVYSRYLRQRGHDVLYICATDEHGTPAELAAKEQGLPVAEFCAQAHDAQKAVYDGFELAFDYFGRSSSEQNREITQHFARRLNENGFIEERAIRQVYSPADGRFLPDRYVEGTCPHCGYDKARGDQCENCTRVLDPTDLINPRSAISGSTDLEVRETKHLFLLQSKLQHEVEAWIDEVGDEWPQLASSIARKWLTEGLHDRAITRDLDWGVPVPADTWPELAAEGKVFYVWFDAPIEYIGATKEWSDLDPENRDWKSWWYEPDGAADVRYTEFMAKDNVPFHTVMFPATELGVREPWKKVDYVKAFNWLTYYGGKFSTSQKRGVFTDQALATLPADYWRYFLIANAPESDDSSFTWEHFTTTVNKDLADTLGNFVNRVLSFSKKRFGEEVPAGAAAGEPEAKLGEEIASLLAEYETQMEALQFRKAAAALRALWSAGNSYLEEKAPWLEIKTNPEGAALTLRTAMNLIHLYSVVSEPFIPASSAAMRAAFALPDDTATWATADEAKSLDFLPAGTPFTVPPVLFAKITDEDLESYKERFGGAPAE from the coding sequence ATGGCTCGACACCTCATCACCAGCGCCCTTCCGTACATCAACGGAATCAAGCACCTGGGCAACATGGTGGGGTCCATGCTCCCGGCGGACGTGTACTCCCGGTACCTCCGCCAGCGCGGCCACGACGTCCTGTACATCTGCGCGACGGACGAGCACGGCACCCCGGCCGAGCTGGCGGCGAAGGAGCAGGGCCTCCCGGTCGCCGAGTTCTGCGCGCAGGCGCACGACGCGCAGAAGGCGGTCTACGACGGCTTCGAGCTGGCGTTTGACTACTTCGGCCGCAGCTCCAGCGAGCAGAACCGCGAGATCACCCAGCACTTCGCCCGCCGGCTGAACGAGAACGGGTTCATCGAGGAGCGGGCGATCCGCCAGGTGTACAGCCCGGCCGACGGCCGCTTCCTCCCGGACCGCTACGTCGAGGGCACGTGCCCGCACTGCGGCTACGACAAGGCCCGCGGCGACCAGTGCGAGAACTGCACGCGCGTCCTGGACCCGACGGACCTGATCAACCCGCGCTCGGCGATCTCCGGCTCGACGGACCTGGAGGTCCGCGAGACGAAGCACCTCTTCCTCCTCCAGTCGAAGCTGCAGCACGAGGTCGAGGCGTGGATCGACGAGGTCGGCGACGAGTGGCCGCAGCTGGCGTCCTCCATCGCCCGCAAGTGGCTGACCGAGGGCCTGCACGACCGCGCGATCACCCGTGACCTGGACTGGGGCGTCCCGGTCCCGGCGGACACGTGGCCCGAGCTGGCGGCCGAGGGCAAGGTCTTCTACGTCTGGTTCGACGCCCCGATCGAGTACATCGGCGCGACGAAGGAGTGGTCGGACCTCGACCCGGAGAACCGCGACTGGAAGTCCTGGTGGTACGAGCCGGACGGCGCCGCCGACGTCCGGTACACGGAGTTCATGGCCAAGGACAACGTCCCGTTCCACACGGTGATGTTCCCGGCCACGGAGCTGGGAGTCCGCGAGCCCTGGAAGAAGGTCGACTACGTCAAGGCCTTCAACTGGCTGACGTACTACGGCGGGAAGTTCTCCACCTCCCAGAAGCGCGGCGTCTTCACGGACCAGGCCCTGGCGACCCTGCCCGCGGACTACTGGCGCTACTTCCTCATCGCCAACGCCCCCGAGTCCGACGACTCGTCCTTCACGTGGGAGCACTTCACGACCACGGTGAACAAGGACCTGGCCGACACCCTCGGCAACTTCGTCAACCGCGTCCTGTCCTTCTCCAAGAAGCGCTTCGGCGAGGAGGTCCCCGCGGGAGCGGCGGCGGGCGAGCCGGAGGCGAAGCTGGGCGAGGAGATCGCGTCGCTCCTCGCCGAGTACGAGACCCAGATGGAGGCCCTCCAGTTCCGCAAGGCGGCGGCCGCGCTGCGCGCCCTGTGGTCCGCGGGCAACTCCTACCTGGAGGAGAAGGCCCCCTGGCTGGAGATCAAGACCAACCCCGAGGGCGCGGCGCTGACCCTGCGCACCGCGATGAACCTGATCCACCTCTACTCGGTGGTCTCGGAGCCCTTCATCCCGGCGTCCTCGGCCGCCATGCGGGCGGCCTTCGCCCTCCCGGACGACACGGCCACCTGGGCCACCGCGGACGAGGCCAAGTCCCTGGACTTCCTCCCCGCCGGCACCCCCTTCACGGTCCCCCCGGTCCTCTTCGCCAAGATCACGGACGAGGACCTGGAGTCGTACAAGGAGCGCTTCGGCGGAGCACCGGCGGAGTAG